Part of the Rothia mucilaginosa genome, AGACCCCGACCAGCCGCCAGACCCTGACCAGCCGCCTGACCCTGCGCGGAGCTCTGGGTCGCGGAAATACCGCTCAGAGTTGCGGTAGAAGCGGGGGAGACGGCGCCGGTGCGCGCGTTGGCGGTGCCTAGTCGTTCGCGTTCGCCCGCACCCATTGCGGGGTTGGAACGTTCGACCAGGGATGCATCCGGGGCGGGCGCATAGCTGAGCTCTTCGTAGGATGCGTTGGGGTTGACGGGGTTGACCTCTGCCGCTGCGCTCGCGGTGGGGGTAGCAAATGCGGCGGGAACGGAGGTGAGGGATGCGGCAACCAGGGCGAGTGCACCTGCGGACGCCACGATAGAGCGGGCTGCCGCGGAGCGCGCGGCAGTCTGGAGTTTCTTCATAGGTTTTTTGCCTGTGTTTGAGAGGTGGATGCGTCGATGTGGCCCTGTGTGGGGGCTTCTGACGCGAGTGAATAGGGGTGCAGTTGAGTGAGGTTGATGTGTCAATTGTTGCCGTGTCAAGCGACCGGCACAGCTAACAGCCTACGGTACCTGCATAGCTGTGCGCAATGCTTTAGTGTGTCTTTCTGACGGCATATTTTCCATGGAGTGCACAGTAAATCGGCGTCTTTGAGGGACCTGTTTTGTTTTGCGGCGTGTCGATGCATTTATGGGCTCAGTTTTTTGTGAAAAATTTTAGGTGCGCGACACGCCGGGGCGTTGAGAATTTCACTCTGTGGACTGCTCTGTCGGAGGCTACGCTGCCGGGGCTTTGGCTTGCGGGCATAAGGAAAGGGGTGGGCCGCACACACAAAGACCCACCCCTCATGTTCCGGGTACTGTGATTGGCGCGGCCTCGCACCGGCACCCGGAGTTGCATGGTCGATGCAGGAGAGATGAAGAGTCATCGACCACGTATATGGTGCCTGTTGGCACGTTTTTCTCGGCTCTTCCCGCCCGCTCTTTCAGGTTCTGATGTCCGGCTGAAAGAGACGGGTGGGAAGAGGCGAAAGCTTGTGTTTCCCGAAAGGCTTAGAGGAACTTTGCGATGTCCTCAACCAGCGGCTTGAGAGTCTCACGATCGATGTACTCAGCCTTGCCGGTCTTGTAGCATTCGAGCATCTGCTGAATACCCTCGTTCGGGTGCGGGTTTGCCATGAGCCATGCGCGCACCGGGCCCTTCAGGGCGGTCTTGTGAGCCAGCGAAATCTTGTCGAAGTCGATGCCGCCACGCAGGTGGTAGACGGGGCGACCCTCGGTCAGTTCGGGGGTGTAGCTCTTGGCGACGGCCTTGTCCAGCAGCTTCTTGGAGTATTCACCGGTGAAGGAGACGGTGAAGAACGCGGTGCGGTTCTTCTTGGGTGCAATGATGGGCAGGATCTTCTTGCGAAGTGCCGGTGCGCCGTTGAGGAATCCACCGTAGTCGCTGCCGGCAATCACGAAGGCGTCGAATGCCTCTGCCTGCTCGGGGGTGACCTTGGAGGCGGGGACAATCTCAACCTCAGGAGCCTGCGGGAGTGCACGCAAATCTTCTGCCAGCCAGGTGGCGTACTGTTCGGTGTAGCCATAGGTGGAGCCGAAGATAATCAGCACGCGAGTAGTCATCTGTGAACCTTCCAGATATATTTCGCATTTCAAATACTAATTATGGGTTCCAATATAGGCTAGGCGCGCGAAAATGTGAAATCGCCCAGCTTTTGGATGCCCCATCTATCTTCTCACAGCCCACTCTGAGTGTCTCTATGTTTTTGAAACACGCCCGAAGGTTCTCGAGTGTGACTAAATATTGCGCAACGGCTGGTTTCTATGGGTAAAAAGCACCCTAATTTACTTTCCGGGGTGAGGAGGGGTAGTGGGTGTGAAAACTGGCTTTCCGTGGCATGCCTGGCGGGTGGGAGGTGGTGCTCAAAATGCGACGTGAAACACAAATTCTTCGATGGAAAGAGCTGGGGGAACCATAC contains:
- a CDS encoding flavodoxin domain-containing protein; translation: MTTRVLIIFGSTYGYTEQYATWLAEDLRALPQAPEVEIVPASKVTPEQAEAFDAFVIAGSDYGGFLNGAPALRKKILPIIAPKKNRTAFFTVSFTGEYSKKLLDKAVAKSYTPELTEGRPVYHLRGGIDFDKISLAHKTALKGPVRAWLMANPHPNEGIQQMLECYKTGKAEYIDRETLKPLVEDIAKFL